Proteins encoded within one genomic window of Equus caballus isolate H_3958 breed thoroughbred chromosome 20, TB-T2T, whole genome shotgun sequence:
- the TJAP1 gene encoding tight junction-associated protein 1 isoform X3, producing the protein MTSAAPVKKPYRKAPPEHRELRLEVPGLRLEQEEPLTDAERMKLLQQENEELRRRLASATRRTEALERELEIGQDCLELELGQSREELDKFKDKFRRLQNSYTASQRTNQELEDKLHTLASLSHSWIFAIKKAEMDRKTLDWEIVELTNKLLDAKNTINKLEELNERYRLDCNLAVQLLKCNKSHFRNHKFADLPCELQDMVRKHLHSGQEAASLEPAPSLAPGAVVPTSIIARVLEKPESLLLNSAQSGSAGHPLAEDVFVHVDMSGGAPGDPASPPAPGSPTPQPNGECHSLGTAGGSPEEELPLPAFEKLSPYPTPCPPHPLYPGRKVIEFSEDKVRIPRNSPLPNCTYATRQAISLSLVEEGSERARPSPVPSSPASARASPHHQPRPTPSTHSAPASSASSEEDLLASWQRAFVDRAPPPAAVAQRTAFGRDALPELQRHFALSPADRDEEVQAPSPPPSESRLLLPPEPDSGLPREEEEEQLNLPVSPEEERQSLLPSGSGTEEGPGTSHTEVRTWALPSSSRPQRSPKRMGVHHLHRKDSLTQAQEQGNLLN; encoded by the exons ATGACCAGTGCGGCTCCTGTTAAGAAACCCTACCGTAAGGCACCACCCGAGCATCGGGAGTTGCGGCTGGAAGTTCCTGGATTGCGGCTTGAGCAGGAG GAGCCCCTGACTGATGCGGAGAGGATGAA GCTGTTGCAGCAGGAGAATGAGGAGCTTCGCCGGCGACTGGCCTCAGCCACCAGGCGCACTGAGGCCCTGGAGCGTGAGCTGGAAATCGGGCAGGACtgcctggagctggagctgggccAGAGCCGCGAGGAACTGGACAAGTTTAAGGACAAGTTCCGCAG GCTGCAGAACAGCTACACGGCTTCCCAGAGGACCAACCAGGAGCTGGAGGACAAGCTGCACACGCTG GCCTCTCTTAGCCACAGCTGGATTTTTGCA ATCAAGAAGGCTGAGATGGATAGGAAGACACTGGATTGGGAGATCGTGGAGCTGACCAACAAGCTGCTGGATGCCAAGAACACCATCAACAAGCTGGAGGAGCTCAAT GAGCGGTACCGGCTGGATTGCAACCTGGCTGTGCAGCTCCTCAAGTGCAACAAGTCTCACTTCCGTAACCACAAATTCGCCGAT CTGCCCTGTGAGCTACAGGACATGGTTCGGAAACATCTGCACAGTGGTCAAGAGGCTGCCAGCCTGGAACCTGCCCCCAGCCTGGCACCAGGGGCTGTGGTACCCACCTCGATCATTGCCCGGGTGTTGGAGAAGCCAGAGTCGCTATTGCTCAATTCAGCCCAGTCAGGCAGTGCTGGGCACCCCTTGGCTGAGGATGTCTTTGTGCATGTGGACATGAGTGGGGGTGCCCCGGGTGACCCAGCcagtcccccagcccctggcagccccaccccccaacccaatGGGGAGTGCCACTCTCTGGGCACTGCTGGGGGCTCCCCAGAAGAGGAGCTGCCTCTGCCAGCCTTTGAGAAGCTGAGCCCCTACCCCACCCCATGTCCACCACACCCGCTGTATCCTGGCCGCAAGGTAATAGAGTTCTCTGAGGATAAGGTGCGAATTCCCCGCAACAGCCCCCTGCCCAACTGCACTTACGCTACGCGCCAGGCCATTTCCTTGAgcctggtggaggaggggagtgagcgggcccgccccagcccagtgcccagcagccctgcctcagcccgGGCCTCACCCCACCACCAGCCCAGACCCACCCCCTCAACCCACAGTGCCCCAGCCAGCTCTGCCAGCTCtgaggaggacctgctggccagCTGGCAGCGGGCATTTGTGGACCGTGCTCCACCCCCGGCCGCTGTGGCCCAACGCACTGCCTTTGGACGTGATGCACTCCCTGAGCTGCAGCGCCATTTTGCTCTTAGCCCTGCTGACAGAGATGAGGAGGTTCAGGCACCTTCTCCCCCACCCAGTGAGAGTAGGCTTTTGCTGCCTCCAGAACCTGACTCTGGCCTtcccagagaggaagaggaagaacagCTGAACCTGCCAGTCAGCCCCGAGGAAGAGCGCCAGAGCCTGCTGCCCAGTGGTAGTGGCACAGAGGAGGGGCCAGGCACTTCCCACACTGAGGTTAGGACCTGGGCACTCCCTAGCTCCAGCCGCCCCCAGCGCAGCCCCAAGAGGATGGGGGTGCACCACCTGCACCGTAAGGACAGCCTGACCCAGGCCCAGGAGCAGGGCAACCTGCTCAACTAG
- the TJAP1 gene encoding tight junction-associated protein 1 isoform X2, with protein sequence MTSAAPVKKPYRKAPPEHRELRLEVPGLRLEQEVSKTGTLPWLAEEPLTDAERMKLLQQENEELRRRLASATRRTEALERELEIGQDCLELELGQSREELDKFKDKFRRLQNSYTASQRTNQELEDKLHTLIKKAEMDRKTLDWEIVELTNKLLDAKNTINKLEELNERYRLDCNLAVQLLKCNKSHFRNHKFADLPCELQDMVRKHLHSGQEAASLEPAPSLAPGAVVPTSIIARVLEKPESLLLNSAQSGSAGHPLAEDVFVHVDMSGGAPGDPASPPAPGSPTPQPNGECHSLGTAGGSPEEELPLPAFEKLSPYPTPCPPHPLYPGRKVIEFSEDKVRIPRNSPLPNCTYATRQAISLSLVEEGSERARPSPVPSSPASARASPHHQPRPTPSTHSAPASSASSEEDLLASWQRAFVDRAPPPAAVAQRTAFGRDALPELQRHFALSPADRDEEVQAPSPPPSESRLLLPPEPDSGLPREEEEEQLNLPVSPEEERQSLLPSGSGTEEGPGTSHTEVRTWALPSSSRPQRSPKRMGVHHLHRKDSLTQAQEQGNLLN encoded by the exons ATGACCAGTGCGGCTCCTGTTAAGAAACCCTACCGTAAGGCACCACCCGAGCATCGGGAGTTGCGGCTGGAAGTTCCTGGATTGCGGCTTGAGCAGGAGGTCAGCAAGACTGGTACCCTGCCCTGGCTGGCAGAG GAGCCCCTGACTGATGCGGAGAGGATGAA GCTGTTGCAGCAGGAGAATGAGGAGCTTCGCCGGCGACTGGCCTCAGCCACCAGGCGCACTGAGGCCCTGGAGCGTGAGCTGGAAATCGGGCAGGACtgcctggagctggagctgggccAGAGCCGCGAGGAACTGGACAAGTTTAAGGACAAGTTCCGCAG GCTGCAGAACAGCTACACGGCTTCCCAGAGGACCAACCAGGAGCTGGAGGACAAGCTGCACACGCTG ATCAAGAAGGCTGAGATGGATAGGAAGACACTGGATTGGGAGATCGTGGAGCTGACCAACAAGCTGCTGGATGCCAAGAACACCATCAACAAGCTGGAGGAGCTCAAT GAGCGGTACCGGCTGGATTGCAACCTGGCTGTGCAGCTCCTCAAGTGCAACAAGTCTCACTTCCGTAACCACAAATTCGCCGAT CTGCCCTGTGAGCTACAGGACATGGTTCGGAAACATCTGCACAGTGGTCAAGAGGCTGCCAGCCTGGAACCTGCCCCCAGCCTGGCACCAGGGGCTGTGGTACCCACCTCGATCATTGCCCGGGTGTTGGAGAAGCCAGAGTCGCTATTGCTCAATTCAGCCCAGTCAGGCAGTGCTGGGCACCCCTTGGCTGAGGATGTCTTTGTGCATGTGGACATGAGTGGGGGTGCCCCGGGTGACCCAGCcagtcccccagcccctggcagccccaccccccaacccaatGGGGAGTGCCACTCTCTGGGCACTGCTGGGGGCTCCCCAGAAGAGGAGCTGCCTCTGCCAGCCTTTGAGAAGCTGAGCCCCTACCCCACCCCATGTCCACCACACCCGCTGTATCCTGGCCGCAAGGTAATAGAGTTCTCTGAGGATAAGGTGCGAATTCCCCGCAACAGCCCCCTGCCCAACTGCACTTACGCTACGCGCCAGGCCATTTCCTTGAgcctggtggaggaggggagtgagcgggcccgccccagcccagtgcccagcagccctgcctcagcccgGGCCTCACCCCACCACCAGCCCAGACCCACCCCCTCAACCCACAGTGCCCCAGCCAGCTCTGCCAGCTCtgaggaggacctgctggccagCTGGCAGCGGGCATTTGTGGACCGTGCTCCACCCCCGGCCGCTGTGGCCCAACGCACTGCCTTTGGACGTGATGCACTCCCTGAGCTGCAGCGCCATTTTGCTCTTAGCCCTGCTGACAGAGATGAGGAGGTTCAGGCACCTTCTCCCCCACCCAGTGAGAGTAGGCTTTTGCTGCCTCCAGAACCTGACTCTGGCCTtcccagagaggaagaggaagaacagCTGAACCTGCCAGTCAGCCCCGAGGAAGAGCGCCAGAGCCTGCTGCCCAGTGGTAGTGGCACAGAGGAGGGGCCAGGCACTTCCCACACTGAGGTTAGGACCTGGGCACTCCCTAGCTCCAGCCGCCCCCAGCGCAGCCCCAAGAGGATGGGGGTGCACCACCTGCACCGTAAGGACAGCCTGACCCAGGCCCAGGAGCAGGGCAACCTGCTCAACTAG
- the TJAP1 gene encoding tight junction-associated protein 1 isoform X4, protein MTSAAPVKKPYRKAPPEHRELRLEVPGLRLEQEEPLTDAERMKLLQQENEELRRRLASATRRTEALERELEIGQDCLELELGQSREELDKFKDKFRRLQNSYTASQRTNQELEDKLHTLIKKAEMDRKTLDWEIVELTNKLLDAKNTINKLEELNERYRLDCNLAVQLLKCNKSHFRNHKFADLPCELQDMVRKHLHSGQEAASLEPAPSLAPGAVVPTSIIARVLEKPESLLLNSAQSGSAGHPLAEDVFVHVDMSGGAPGDPASPPAPGSPTPQPNGECHSLGTAGGSPEEELPLPAFEKLSPYPTPCPPHPLYPGRKVIEFSEDKVRIPRNSPLPNCTYATRQAISLSLVEEGSERARPSPVPSSPASARASPHHQPRPTPSTHSAPASSASSEEDLLASWQRAFVDRAPPPAAVAQRTAFGRDALPELQRHFALSPADRDEEVQAPSPPPSESRLLLPPEPDSGLPREEEEEQLNLPVSPEEERQSLLPSGSGTEEGPGTSHTEVRTWALPSSSRPQRSPKRMGVHHLHRKDSLTQAQEQGNLLN, encoded by the exons ATGACCAGTGCGGCTCCTGTTAAGAAACCCTACCGTAAGGCACCACCCGAGCATCGGGAGTTGCGGCTGGAAGTTCCTGGATTGCGGCTTGAGCAGGAG GAGCCCCTGACTGATGCGGAGAGGATGAA GCTGTTGCAGCAGGAGAATGAGGAGCTTCGCCGGCGACTGGCCTCAGCCACCAGGCGCACTGAGGCCCTGGAGCGTGAGCTGGAAATCGGGCAGGACtgcctggagctggagctgggccAGAGCCGCGAGGAACTGGACAAGTTTAAGGACAAGTTCCGCAG GCTGCAGAACAGCTACACGGCTTCCCAGAGGACCAACCAGGAGCTGGAGGACAAGCTGCACACGCTG ATCAAGAAGGCTGAGATGGATAGGAAGACACTGGATTGGGAGATCGTGGAGCTGACCAACAAGCTGCTGGATGCCAAGAACACCATCAACAAGCTGGAGGAGCTCAAT GAGCGGTACCGGCTGGATTGCAACCTGGCTGTGCAGCTCCTCAAGTGCAACAAGTCTCACTTCCGTAACCACAAATTCGCCGAT CTGCCCTGTGAGCTACAGGACATGGTTCGGAAACATCTGCACAGTGGTCAAGAGGCTGCCAGCCTGGAACCTGCCCCCAGCCTGGCACCAGGGGCTGTGGTACCCACCTCGATCATTGCCCGGGTGTTGGAGAAGCCAGAGTCGCTATTGCTCAATTCAGCCCAGTCAGGCAGTGCTGGGCACCCCTTGGCTGAGGATGTCTTTGTGCATGTGGACATGAGTGGGGGTGCCCCGGGTGACCCAGCcagtcccccagcccctggcagccccaccccccaacccaatGGGGAGTGCCACTCTCTGGGCACTGCTGGGGGCTCCCCAGAAGAGGAGCTGCCTCTGCCAGCCTTTGAGAAGCTGAGCCCCTACCCCACCCCATGTCCACCACACCCGCTGTATCCTGGCCGCAAGGTAATAGAGTTCTCTGAGGATAAGGTGCGAATTCCCCGCAACAGCCCCCTGCCCAACTGCACTTACGCTACGCGCCAGGCCATTTCCTTGAgcctggtggaggaggggagtgagcgggcccgccccagcccagtgcccagcagccctgcctcagcccgGGCCTCACCCCACCACCAGCCCAGACCCACCCCCTCAACCCACAGTGCCCCAGCCAGCTCTGCCAGCTCtgaggaggacctgctggccagCTGGCAGCGGGCATTTGTGGACCGTGCTCCACCCCCGGCCGCTGTGGCCCAACGCACTGCCTTTGGACGTGATGCACTCCCTGAGCTGCAGCGCCATTTTGCTCTTAGCCCTGCTGACAGAGATGAGGAGGTTCAGGCACCTTCTCCCCCACCCAGTGAGAGTAGGCTTTTGCTGCCTCCAGAACCTGACTCTGGCCTtcccagagaggaagaggaagaacagCTGAACCTGCCAGTCAGCCCCGAGGAAGAGCGCCAGAGCCTGCTGCCCAGTGGTAGTGGCACAGAGGAGGGGCCAGGCACTTCCCACACTGAGGTTAGGACCTGGGCACTCCCTAGCTCCAGCCGCCCCCAGCGCAGCCCCAAGAGGATGGGGGTGCACCACCTGCACCGTAAGGACAGCCTGACCCAGGCCCAGGAGCAGGGCAACCTGCTCAACTAG
- the TJAP1 gene encoding tight junction-associated protein 1 isoform X1 → MTSAAPVKKPYRKAPPEHRELRLEVPGLRLEQEVSKTGTLPWLAEEPLTDAERMKLLQQENEELRRRLASATRRTEALERELEIGQDCLELELGQSREELDKFKDKFRRLQNSYTASQRTNQELEDKLHTLASLSHSWIFAIKKAEMDRKTLDWEIVELTNKLLDAKNTINKLEELNERYRLDCNLAVQLLKCNKSHFRNHKFADLPCELQDMVRKHLHSGQEAASLEPAPSLAPGAVVPTSIIARVLEKPESLLLNSAQSGSAGHPLAEDVFVHVDMSGGAPGDPASPPAPGSPTPQPNGECHSLGTAGGSPEEELPLPAFEKLSPYPTPCPPHPLYPGRKVIEFSEDKVRIPRNSPLPNCTYATRQAISLSLVEEGSERARPSPVPSSPASARASPHHQPRPTPSTHSAPASSASSEEDLLASWQRAFVDRAPPPAAVAQRTAFGRDALPELQRHFALSPADRDEEVQAPSPPPSESRLLLPPEPDSGLPREEEEEQLNLPVSPEEERQSLLPSGSGTEEGPGTSHTEVRTWALPSSSRPQRSPKRMGVHHLHRKDSLTQAQEQGNLLN, encoded by the exons ATGACCAGTGCGGCTCCTGTTAAGAAACCCTACCGTAAGGCACCACCCGAGCATCGGGAGTTGCGGCTGGAAGTTCCTGGATTGCGGCTTGAGCAGGAGGTCAGCAAGACTGGTACCCTGCCCTGGCTGGCAGAG GAGCCCCTGACTGATGCGGAGAGGATGAA GCTGTTGCAGCAGGAGAATGAGGAGCTTCGCCGGCGACTGGCCTCAGCCACCAGGCGCACTGAGGCCCTGGAGCGTGAGCTGGAAATCGGGCAGGACtgcctggagctggagctgggccAGAGCCGCGAGGAACTGGACAAGTTTAAGGACAAGTTCCGCAG GCTGCAGAACAGCTACACGGCTTCCCAGAGGACCAACCAGGAGCTGGAGGACAAGCTGCACACGCTG GCCTCTCTTAGCCACAGCTGGATTTTTGCA ATCAAGAAGGCTGAGATGGATAGGAAGACACTGGATTGGGAGATCGTGGAGCTGACCAACAAGCTGCTGGATGCCAAGAACACCATCAACAAGCTGGAGGAGCTCAAT GAGCGGTACCGGCTGGATTGCAACCTGGCTGTGCAGCTCCTCAAGTGCAACAAGTCTCACTTCCGTAACCACAAATTCGCCGAT CTGCCCTGTGAGCTACAGGACATGGTTCGGAAACATCTGCACAGTGGTCAAGAGGCTGCCAGCCTGGAACCTGCCCCCAGCCTGGCACCAGGGGCTGTGGTACCCACCTCGATCATTGCCCGGGTGTTGGAGAAGCCAGAGTCGCTATTGCTCAATTCAGCCCAGTCAGGCAGTGCTGGGCACCCCTTGGCTGAGGATGTCTTTGTGCATGTGGACATGAGTGGGGGTGCCCCGGGTGACCCAGCcagtcccccagcccctggcagccccaccccccaacccaatGGGGAGTGCCACTCTCTGGGCACTGCTGGGGGCTCCCCAGAAGAGGAGCTGCCTCTGCCAGCCTTTGAGAAGCTGAGCCCCTACCCCACCCCATGTCCACCACACCCGCTGTATCCTGGCCGCAAGGTAATAGAGTTCTCTGAGGATAAGGTGCGAATTCCCCGCAACAGCCCCCTGCCCAACTGCACTTACGCTACGCGCCAGGCCATTTCCTTGAgcctggtggaggaggggagtgagcgggcccgccccagcccagtgcccagcagccctgcctcagcccgGGCCTCACCCCACCACCAGCCCAGACCCACCCCCTCAACCCACAGTGCCCCAGCCAGCTCTGCCAGCTCtgaggaggacctgctggccagCTGGCAGCGGGCATTTGTGGACCGTGCTCCACCCCCGGCCGCTGTGGCCCAACGCACTGCCTTTGGACGTGATGCACTCCCTGAGCTGCAGCGCCATTTTGCTCTTAGCCCTGCTGACAGAGATGAGGAGGTTCAGGCACCTTCTCCCCCACCCAGTGAGAGTAGGCTTTTGCTGCCTCCAGAACCTGACTCTGGCCTtcccagagaggaagaggaagaacagCTGAACCTGCCAGTCAGCCCCGAGGAAGAGCGCCAGAGCCTGCTGCCCAGTGGTAGTGGCACAGAGGAGGGGCCAGGCACTTCCCACACTGAGGTTAGGACCTGGGCACTCCCTAGCTCCAGCCGCCCCCAGCGCAGCCCCAAGAGGATGGGGGTGCACCACCTGCACCGTAAGGACAGCCTGACCCAGGCCCAGGAGCAGGGCAACCTGCTCAACTAG
- the LRRC73 gene encoding leucine-rich repeat-containing protein 73 isoform X1, with protein MLPSSIQISGEPLSGAEVRDICRGLRDNAVRLLSLRGCRLCDRDFGRICRALAGATSLAQLNLNLGVVSSPSRIKQLAEALRTNRSIQSLFLHGSPLTDAGLALLNPALALHPALVALDLGDCMLGDEAINLICGLLPPDGAKSGLKELTLSANPGITPKGWSRLAIAVAHSSQVRVLNLDYNPLGDHVAGMLAVAVASSRTLEVLDLEGTGLTNQSAQTLLDMVENYPTALRSLVLAENSISPELQQQICDLLSEGEEEEETAGGAGNTQERERGQESAVHQRGSSSWMCPSDPSSQMVLMTSGLGDSLLAETEM; from the exons ATGCTGCCCAGCTCCATCCAGATTTCGGGGGAGCCGCTGTCAGGCGCCGAGGTGCGGGACATCTGCCGCGGCCTGCGCGACAACGCCGTGCGCCTGCTCTCGCTGCGCGGCTGCCGCCTTTGCGACCGCGACTTCGGCCGCATCTGCCGGGCCCTGGCCGGGGCCACGTCGCTGGCACAGCTCAACCTTAACCTGGGCGTCGTGTCCAGCCCCAGCCGCATCAAGCAGCTGGCGGAGGCGCTGCGGACCAACCGCTCCATCCAGTCCCTCTT CCTGCATGGGAGCCCCCTGACAGATGCCGGGCTGGCCTTGCTGAACCCCGCCCTGGCCCTCCACCCTGCCCTCGTGGCTCTGGACTTGGGGGACTGCATGCTGGGTGATGAAGCCATCAACCTCATCTGTGGCCTCCTCCCCCCAGATGGGGCCAAATCTG GCTTGAAGGAGTTAACGCTGAGTGCCAACCCTGGCATCACCCCTAAGGGCTGGAGCCGCCTCGCCATTGCCGTGGCCCACAGCTCCCAGGTCCGCGTCCTCAATCTGGACTACAACCCCCTGG GTGACCATGTGGCAGGGATGCTGGCTGTAGCTGTGGCCTCCAGCCGCACCTTAGAGGTCCTAGACTTGGAGGGCACAGGGCTCACCAACCAGTCAGCTCAG ACCCTGCTGGACATGGTAGAAAATTACCCCACGGCTTTGCGGAGCCTGGTGCTGGCTGAGAACAGCATCAGCCCAGAGCTGCAGCAGCAGATCTGTGACCTCCTCtctgagggggaggaggaggaggagacggcAGGAGGGGCTGGCAACACCCAGGAACgagagagagggcaggagtcTGCTGTCCACCAGAGGGGCAGCAGCTCCTGGATGTGCCCCAGTG ATCCCAGCTCTCAGATGGTGCTAATGACGTCAGGACTAGGGGACAGTCTGTTGGCTGAGACCGAGATGTGA
- the LRRC73 gene encoding leucine-rich repeat-containing protein 73 isoform X2: MLPSSIQISGEPLSGAEVRDICRGLRDNAVRLLSLRGCRLCDRDFGRICRALAGATSLAQLNLNLGVVSSPSRIKQLAEALRTNRSIQSLFLHGSPLTDAGLALLNPALALHPALVALDLGDCMLGDEAINLICGLLPPDGAKSGDHVAGMLAVAVASSRTLEVLDLEGTGLTNQSAQTLLDMVENYPTALRSLVLAENSISPELQQQICDLLSEGEEEEETAGGAGNTQERERGQESAVHQRGSSSWMCPSDPSSQMVLMTSGLGDSLLAETEM; encoded by the exons ATGCTGCCCAGCTCCATCCAGATTTCGGGGGAGCCGCTGTCAGGCGCCGAGGTGCGGGACATCTGCCGCGGCCTGCGCGACAACGCCGTGCGCCTGCTCTCGCTGCGCGGCTGCCGCCTTTGCGACCGCGACTTCGGCCGCATCTGCCGGGCCCTGGCCGGGGCCACGTCGCTGGCACAGCTCAACCTTAACCTGGGCGTCGTGTCCAGCCCCAGCCGCATCAAGCAGCTGGCGGAGGCGCTGCGGACCAACCGCTCCATCCAGTCCCTCTT CCTGCATGGGAGCCCCCTGACAGATGCCGGGCTGGCCTTGCTGAACCCCGCCCTGGCCCTCCACCCTGCCCTCGTGGCTCTGGACTTGGGGGACTGCATGCTGGGTGATGAAGCCATCAACCTCATCTGTGGCCTCCTCCCCCCAGATGGGGCCAAATCTG GTGACCATGTGGCAGGGATGCTGGCTGTAGCTGTGGCCTCCAGCCGCACCTTAGAGGTCCTAGACTTGGAGGGCACAGGGCTCACCAACCAGTCAGCTCAG ACCCTGCTGGACATGGTAGAAAATTACCCCACGGCTTTGCGGAGCCTGGTGCTGGCTGAGAACAGCATCAGCCCAGAGCTGCAGCAGCAGATCTGTGACCTCCTCtctgagggggaggaggaggaggagacggcAGGAGGGGCTGGCAACACCCAGGAACgagagagagggcaggagtcTGCTGTCCACCAGAGGGGCAGCAGCTCCTGGATGTGCCCCAGTG ATCCCAGCTCTCAGATGGTGCTAATGACGTCAGGACTAGGGGACAGTCTGTTGGCTGAGACCGAGATGTGA
- the YIPF3 gene encoding protein YIPF3 isoform X1, producing the protein MATTAAPAGGARNGAGPEWGGFEENIQGGGSAVIDMENMDDTSGSSFEDMGELHQRLREEEVDADAAAAEEEDGEFLGMKGFKGQLSRQVADQMWQAGKRQASRAFSLYANIDILRPYFDVEPAQVRSRLLESMIPIKMVNFPQKIAGELYGPLMLVFTLVAILLHGMKTSDTIIREGTLMGTAIGTCFGYWLGVSSFIYFLAYLCNAQITMLQMLALLGYGLFGHCIVLFITYNIHLHALFYLFWLLLGGLSTLRMVAVLVSRTVGPTQRLLLCGTLAALHMLFLLYLHFAYHKVVEGILDTLEGPNIPPMQRVPRDIPAALPAARLPATVLNATAKAVAVTLQSH; encoded by the exons ATGGCAACTACGGCGGCGCCGGCCGGGGGCGCCCGAAACGGGGCTGGCCCGGAATGGGGAGGGTTCGAAGAAAACATCCAG GGTGGGGGCTCAGCTGTGATCGACATGGAGAACATGGATGATACCTCCGGCTCCAGCTTTGAGGACATGGGTGAGCTGCATCAGCGCCTGCGTGAGGAAGAAGTAGATGCTGATGCAGCTGCTGCTGAAGAAGAGGATGGGGAGTTCCTAGGCATGAAGGGCTTTAAGGGACAGCTGAGCAGGCAGGTGGCTGACCAG ATGTGGCAGGCAGGGAAGAGACAAGCCTCCAGGGCCTTCAGCTTGTACGCCAACATCGACATCCTGAGACCCTACTTTGATGTGGAGCCTGCCCAGGTGCGAAGCAG gctcCTGGAGTCCATGATCCCTATCAAGATGGTCAACTTCCCCCAG AAAATCGCAGGTGAGCTCTATGGACCTCTCATGTTGGTCTTCACGCTGGTTGCCATCCTCCTCCATGGAATGAAGACATCTGACACCATCATC CGGGAGGGCACCCTGATGGGCACAGCCATTGGCACCTGCTTCGGCTACTGGCTGGGCGTCTCGTCCTTCATTTACTTCCTCGCCTACCTGTGCAATGCCCAGATCACCATGCTCCAGATGCTGGCCCTGCTG GGCTATGGCCTCTTTGGACACTGCATTGTCCTGTTCATCACCTATAACATCCACCTCCATGCCCTCTTCTACCTCTTCTGGCTGCTGCTGGGTGGGCTGTCAACTCTGCGAATG GTGGCAGTGTTGGTGTCAAGGACTGTGGGCCCCACACAGCGGCTGCTCCTCTGTGGCACCCTGGCCGCCCTGCACATGCTCTTCCTGCTCTATCTGCATTTTGCCTATCATAAGGTGGTAGAGG GGATCCTGGACACCCTGGAGGGCCCCAACATTCCACCCATGCAGAGGGTCCCCAGAGACATCCCTGCTGCGCTCCCTGCTGCTAGGCTTCCCGCCACCGTGCTCAATGCCACAGCCAAGGCTGTCGCGGTGACCCTGCAGTCACACTGA
- the YIPF3 gene encoding protein YIPF3 isoform X2 has translation MEQKGPALQEPLSSQGGGSAVIDMENMDDTSGSSFEDMGELHQRLREEEVDADAAAAEEEDGEFLGMKGFKGQLSRQVADQMWQAGKRQASRAFSLYANIDILRPYFDVEPAQVRSRLLESMIPIKMVNFPQKIAGELYGPLMLVFTLVAILLHGMKTSDTIIREGTLMGTAIGTCFGYWLGVSSFIYFLAYLCNAQITMLQMLALLGYGLFGHCIVLFITYNIHLHALFYLFWLLLGGLSTLRMVAVLVSRTVGPTQRLLLCGTLAALHMLFLLYLHFAYHKVVEGILDTLEGPNIPPMQRVPRDIPAALPAARLPATVLNATAKAVAVTLQSH, from the exons ATGGAGCAGAAAGGTCCTGCACTCCAGGAGCCACTGTCTTCACAGGGTGGGGGCTCAGCTGTGATCGACATGGAGAACATGGATGATACCTCCGGCTCCAGCTTTGAGGACATGGGTGAGCTGCATCAGCGCCTGCGTGAGGAAGAAGTAGATGCTGATGCAGCTGCTGCTGAAGAAGAGGATGGGGAGTTCCTAGGCATGAAGGGCTTTAAGGGACAGCTGAGCAGGCAGGTGGCTGACCAG ATGTGGCAGGCAGGGAAGAGACAAGCCTCCAGGGCCTTCAGCTTGTACGCCAACATCGACATCCTGAGACCCTACTTTGATGTGGAGCCTGCCCAGGTGCGAAGCAG gctcCTGGAGTCCATGATCCCTATCAAGATGGTCAACTTCCCCCAG AAAATCGCAGGTGAGCTCTATGGACCTCTCATGTTGGTCTTCACGCTGGTTGCCATCCTCCTCCATGGAATGAAGACATCTGACACCATCATC CGGGAGGGCACCCTGATGGGCACAGCCATTGGCACCTGCTTCGGCTACTGGCTGGGCGTCTCGTCCTTCATTTACTTCCTCGCCTACCTGTGCAATGCCCAGATCACCATGCTCCAGATGCTGGCCCTGCTG GGCTATGGCCTCTTTGGACACTGCATTGTCCTGTTCATCACCTATAACATCCACCTCCATGCCCTCTTCTACCTCTTCTGGCTGCTGCTGGGTGGGCTGTCAACTCTGCGAATG GTGGCAGTGTTGGTGTCAAGGACTGTGGGCCCCACACAGCGGCTGCTCCTCTGTGGCACCCTGGCCGCCCTGCACATGCTCTTCCTGCTCTATCTGCATTTTGCCTATCATAAGGTGGTAGAGG GGATCCTGGACACCCTGGAGGGCCCCAACATTCCACCCATGCAGAGGGTCCCCAGAGACATCCCTGCTGCGCTCCCTGCTGCTAGGCTTCCCGCCACCGTGCTCAATGCCACAGCCAAGGCTGTCGCGGTGACCCTGCAGTCACACTGA